CTTGGGAATTAAGCAACCAACTTAGCACACTTTAGAACACGGCGGAAGCTAATGAACAGGAATTATCGCTGCTGATCTTTGATCGCCACCCGAAAAACTCCACTTCTCGCACCCAGTCCCGCCGACCTATCGCTGCTGCTCAGTCCCGCCAAACGATAACGTCCAAGAACCCAAAGAACCTCAAGACTTCATAACCCGACAGGATGGACCACTACTGGATCCACACCACTTTCGGATACATAATCAagatacaataatatttttgttgtattATAGTACAGCTAATGCCAACTATACtaactttttttatataattaagatgTTAAAAGACAATGATATTTTGTTGCATTATAGTACAGTTAATGCGCTTACACATGAAAACGTTCGGTAATCAAACAGTTTGGCCTACAAAGATCCAAGTGAATTACACAAAGCAACAAACATTTATAGCTTTTTATTTCTTGTAAATATTCTCATCCCCAAACACCAAAAACTTTCTCACCTATGAAACTCACAAACCTCCTAACGgacccctcctcctcctccgcctctTCGCTACCGTCTCCCGCATGGAACTCCTCCGTAAATTCCAAACCGCCGTTGCAACCACCAGTTCCATCAACTAACTTGCTCGAACATGCACACGAACTTGCTATAGACTCAGTGACCTGACTTAGACTCTCTGAATCATTCGTACCAAAGCTAGGACTAGCGAGAGCTGAAGACTTCCCTGAACGCTTTCTCCGATCTTTCTTCCCACTtacgttcttcttcttcttggtgtgtttcttcttctccaagctGTCTTCGTAAGCGTCGATGATTTCATGAATCAGCTGGCGACTTGGTGAAGAGTCCCATCTGACCCAGTAACACGTATAACAGTTGAAACAGTCGCAGTGGAAGAGAGGCGCGTGGTTGTCTAAACGTGACTTCTCGCGGGGTTTGGTCTTATTCATGCGAGAGGTATAGTTTCGGTCGCTTGAGTAAGAGGCTGTTGACAAGAGGTAAGCCAAGACTTCACGGTCATTTGGAGAAAGAACCGCCGCTAGTGAAAAGATGGCAACGGGAAGAAGGGAGAGAAGGTGGTCGTCGGATTTTATCTGCGGCGAGGGGTGTACGGTTCCTTTCCGGTAGAGCTTCTTCATTGCTTCGTatgtaagagagagagagaaagagggacCAGACAGACATTATTAAAGAAGATGTTATTGAGACTTTTAAATACACGAAAGAGTCTTTAGGTTTCTGTTTGTTTCattctttatttattgttttgtcATTTTAGTTAGTACTATGCTACTATGAAATTAGGCTACATGCAAATAATACTCGACAACATTTAATTGGTCCAAGTTAAAATGTTCAATATGCATAATAAAATGCATCAAGTTTGTTTACTAAAgtgtttttacaattttaaaataaaagttttctttttgtgtGAGTTTACTGCTTTTCAATATTATGTGTCACAAAGGTCATCACTCATCCATGGGTTTTGGAtgtattcttttgtttttgaaagTTTCATGAAATTTGTTTGATACTTTAATTAACAGTTATACTTCTAAGTTTGTTTGTGATATATCATTATCGTCCAACACTTGTAAAGCTGTATGTAGGGGTGGaaactttacccgatatccgaagccgcacccgaacccgacccgaaaaactcgaaccgaaatccaaaccgaagtagaaaaatacccgaacgggtattaagTTAGGAGatattggatatccgaacccgaacgggtaatatccgaatcTGAATGGATATTCGAAGATAACCGAATATTTGTATAATTActcttatatttctagtttacatctcttatttttttcaaaaaaatatttatattgatgttacacatactttaagatcataactatatatataattatgaaaaaaataatttgatattcatttaaaatgcatgtcaaactttttgtttcatgtattaacaaaaattacattgaaaGACTAAAAACAATACCCAAATTAATatctatttgtttttgaaatattatcttcaaacctattaatcattcaatctataaaaaaaaaaaaaaaa
The window above is part of the Brassica napus cultivar Da-Ae chromosome C8, Da-Ae, whole genome shotgun sequence genome. Proteins encoded here:
- the LOC106379930 gene encoding uncharacterized protein LOC106379930; translated protein: MKKLYRKGTVHPSPQIKSDDHLLSLLPVAIFSLAAVLSPNDREVLAYLLSTASYSSDRNYTSRMNKTKPREKSRLDNHAPLFHCDCFNCYTCYWVRWDSSPSRQLIHEIIDAYEDSLEKKKHTKKKKNVSGKKDRRKRSGKSSALASPSFGTNDSESLSQVTESIASSCACSSKLVDGTGGCNGGLEFTEEFHAGDGSEEAEEEEGSVRRFVSFIGEKVFGVWG